One stretch of Tenrec ecaudatus isolate mTenEca1 chromosome 18, mTenEca1.hap1, whole genome shotgun sequence DNA includes these proteins:
- the RPSA2 gene encoding LOW QUALITY PROTEIN: small ribosomal subunit protein uS2B (The sequence of the model RefSeq protein was modified relative to this genomic sequence to represent the inferred CDS: inserted 2 bases in 2 codons) — MPGALDILQMKEEDVLKFLAAGTHLGGTNLDFQMEQYIYKRKSDDIYILNLKRTWEKPLLAARAIVAIENPADVSVLSSRNTGQLAVLKFAAATGATPIAGCFTPGTFTNQIQAAFLEPRLLVVTDPRADHQPLTEASYVNLPTIALCNTDSPLRYVDIAIPCNNXGAHSVGLMWWMLAREVLRMRGTISREHPXEVMPDLYFYRDPEEIEKEEQVAAEKAVTKEEFQGEWTAPAPKFTAAQPEVAAWSEGVQLPSVPSHQFPAEDWSAQPAIEDWSAAPTAQATEWVGTTTEWS, encoded by the exons ATGCCCGGAGCCCTTGACATCCtgcagatgaaggaggaggatgTCCTCAAGTTCCTGGCTGCAGGAACCCATTTAGGCGGCACCAACCTTGACTTCCAGATGGAACAGTACATCTACAAAAGGAAAAGTGACGACATCTACATCTTAAACCTGAAGAGGACCTGGGAGAAGCCTCTGCTGGCTGCTCGCGCCATCgttgccattgaaaaccctgccgACGTCAGCGTCCTGTCTTCCAGGAATACCGGCCAGCTGGCCGTGCTGAAGTTTGCCGCTGCCACTGGAGCTACTCCAATCGCCGGGTGCTTCACTCCAGGAACCTTCACTAACCAGATCCAGGCAGCCTTCCTTGAGCCACGGCTCCTAGTGGTGACTGACCCCAGGGCTGACCACCAGCCCCTCACTGAGGCCTCTTACGTTAACTTGCCCACCATTGCTCTGTGTAACACAGATTCTCCTCTGCGCTACGTGGACATTGCCATCCCGTGTAACA AGGGAGCTCACTCGGTGGGCCTGATGTGGTGGATGCTGGCCCGGGAAGTTCTGCGCATGCGGGGCACCATCTCCCGCGAGCACC GAGAGGTCATGCCTGATCTCTACTTCTACAGAGACCCAGAGGAGATTGAAAAGGAAGAGCAGGTGGCTGCTGAAAAGGCTGTGACCAAGGAAGAGTTTCAGGGCGAATGGACTGCGCCTGCTCCCAAGTTCACTGCGGCTCAGCCCGAGGTGGCCGCCTGGTCTGAGGGCGTGCAGTTGCCCTCCGTGCCCAGCCATCAGTTCCCCGCTGAAGACTGGAGCGCTCAGCCCGCAATTGAAGACTGGTCCGCAGCCCCCACCGCTCAGGCCACCGAGTGGGTAGGAACAACCACTGAGTGGTCCTAA